The genome window CAACTTTTTACCGCTCACCTTGTCCGAGATCTTGTCGTAGTTGATCGTACGCCGCCGACTACCAAAATTCCACCACTCAACTGTGTCGTCCAGCGAAAAATATAATACCCCGGAGACTTGGGGTATTATATTAGCCTACATCAGACTCTGTTATTTCTCGTCAACCACCTCGCCCTCGACTGGCTCGTCTTTGTCAGACTTTTTGTCGTCCTTCGACTCGCCAGCCTTGTTGTCCTCAGCAGCTTGCTGATACATTTTGGCGCCAATTGGCATGATAGCGTCCTGCAGTGCTTTGGCTGCCGCTTCTAGTTCATCCTTGTCGTCAGCATCTTTGTGATTTTCTGCTTCTTTGACCGCCTCGTCAATCGCCTTTTTATCGTCGTCAGAGATCTTGTCCTTAAACTCATCCGGCATTTTCTTGGCCTGGTAGATAGCGTTTTCCAGCTGGTTCTTGGCGTCAACCGTTTCGCGCTTTTTCTTATCCTCGTCAGCGTGCAGCTCAGCTTCTTTCTGGGCTTTTTCGATATCTTCCTTGCTCATGTTGCCAGAGTTTTGGATGGTAATTGATTGTTCCTTGCCAGTGCCTTTATCTTTGGCGGTAACATTAAGGATACCGTTAGCATCAATGTTAAACGTCACTTCAATCTGCGGCACGCCGCGTGGCGCTGGTGCGATACCATCAAGCACAAATCGACCCAAGCTCTTGTTGTCATTGGCGAATTCGCGCTCACCCTGCAAGACGTGAATCTCCACTTGCGGCTGATTGTCAGCAGCCGTCGAGAACACTTCGCTCTTGCTGGTTGGTACAGTGGTGTTACGCTCGATCAGCTTGGTCGACACACCGCCCATTGTCTCAATACCAAGGCTTAACGGCGTCACGTCCAGCAGCAGCACATCCTTGACGTCGCCTGCCAACACGCCGCCCTGAATAGCTGCACCGACAGCCACCACTTCGTCTGGGTTAACACCTTGCATTGGATCTTTGCCGAACAGCTTCTTCACCCGCTCGACCACTGCTGGCATCCGGGTCATACCGCCAACCATAACAACATTTTGGATGTCAGATTTTGACAATTTAGCGTCTTTGAGTGCTTTTTCAACTGGACCGTCAAGACGCGCCAACAGATCTTTCACCAAATCTTCCAACTTCGCCCGCGTTAGACTCAATTCAAAGTGCTTTGGCCCGTCAGCGTCAGCGGTAATAAACGGAATATTAACTTCGTATTCAGTGACTGTTGATAGCTCCTTCTTAGCCTTTTCGGCTTCGTCCTTTAGACGCTGCATGGCTGCATTGTCTTTACGTAGGTCGATGCCTTCTTTAGACTTAAAGTCATCCAGGAAGTAATTAACGATGACATTGTCAAAGTCTTCACCACCCAGGTGGGTGTCACCATTCGTGGCTTTCACTTCAAACACACCGTCGCCGAGCTCCAGGATGGAAACGTCAAAGGTACCACCACCAAGGTCAAACACCACGATGGTTTCGTCATTTTTACCCTTCTCCAGGCCGTACGCCAGAGCAGCGGCCGTCGGCTCATTGATGATGCGCTTAACTTCCAGGCCAGCAATTTTACCGGCGTCTTTGGTGGCTTGACGCTGCGAATCGTCAAAGTAGGCTGGCACAGTGATAACTGCTTCGGTGACTTTTTCGCCCAGGAAGGCTTCGGCATCGGCCTTAATTTTGCCGAGGATCATGGCTGAAACTTCTTCTGGCGTGTATTCCTTGCCACCCATTTCCACGGCCACACCCGCACCTTTCTTGACGATCTTAAACGGCATGAGGCCACGGTCTTTTTGGACTTCTTTGTCATCAAACTTACGGCCAATAAAGCGCTTGACACCATAAATTGTGTTCTTTGGATTAGTCACACGCTGACGCTGCGCTACTTGCCCAACCAAGCGTTCGCCCTTTTTATTAATCGCTACCACTGATGGCGTCGTACGATTACCTTCGGCGTTAGCGATGACTTCCGGCTTACCCGCCAGCATGTACGCAAAGGCGCTGTTGGTTGTACCGAGGTCGATTCCGATAATTTTACCCATATGATTCCCCTTTCTTGTTTTGATCACATCTGGTTTTTGCTTATATCCATTTTAGCACTCTTTATTAACGAGTGCCAACTATTTCAGTATAAATAATTAGCACTCCCGTGTCAAGAGTGCTAATTTATTTTGTGACAACCAGTTATTTCTCTGATGTGTCAGTGTTTACCCTGACATTCGTCTGCGGTGATTCCGATGACTGGCGCGTCACTTTAACCATCGCGTCGCGAATTACTACGCCGTCTAGTGTATAGCCAGCACGTAGTTCCTCAGCAATCACTTCTTTGTCGCCTTCTGCTGATTCGTCAAATTGAATAGCTTGGTGTAGTTCAGGATTAAATACTGTGCCGGGTTTAGCGTCGATTTGCTCGAGGCCGATTTCTTTCAGTTGCTTATCAAGCTGTTTATTCAGGCCAGCCACACCTTTCGCCCAGGCGTTATCCGCTAGTTCCTCCGGCACATTGGCAATCGCTCGCTCAATCGTGTCAATCACTGGTAACAATTTCATCACTGACTTAGCCTGACCCATTTGATGCGCTGACTGTTTTTCCGCCTCGACACGCTTGCGGTAGTTCTCAAAATCCGCCCGCGTCCGCTGCAAATCCAACGTCAACTCGCCCAACTGCTGCTCCAAATCTTCAGTTTTTTTAGCCTTACTCTTCGTCATTTTTTCCTCCTTCTAAACGGCCAAAACGGCTCGTCGCCATACGTACAGGGAAAAGACACTACCATAGCCATGAAAATAATAATCAAAATAATCACTACTAGCCACGTTGGCAAGCCGCTCAGTAGTCCGCCAATCCATTCAGCCATTACAATACCTCCTCTAACATCGCACCGGTTCGCCTAACCAGCTCCATCGTTCGGCGGTAATTTTGCCGCGTCGGGCCGATGACACCGATATAGCTATCATCACTAAACTGCGAGCGGAATTTACTAATAATCAGCGTAGCGCCACTACTTTTACCAATCGGGTTTTCACTGCCAATAAACACATTCAGCGGCTGGTTCGGCGCTGCTTCATGCAGCCACGGCTCGATATTATCAATCAACCCGGCAATCGCCTGCACGTGTCCGCCCTCGACAAACTCTGGCTGAGAAAACAGCTGCGTCATGCCATTCATATACAAGTGCGTACCAAACGACGCAAAACCAAAGTTACCCGTCAACTCCACCAAGCTGTCAACGGCGCTACGAATTGCTCGGTCGGACGTATCAACGTGCGAAT of Candidatus Nanosynbacter lyticus contains these proteins:
- a CDS encoding nucleotide exchange factor GrpE, translated to MTKSKAKKTEDLEQQLGELTLDLQRTRADFENYRKRVEAEKQSAHQMGQAKSVMKLLPVIDTIERAIANVPEELADNAWAKGVAGLNKQLDKQLKEIGLEQIDAKPGTVFNPELHQAIQFDESAEGDKEVIAEELRAGYTLDGVVIRDAMVKVTRQSSESPQTNVRVNTDTSEK
- the dnaK gene encoding molecular chaperone DnaK yields the protein MGKIIGIDLGTTNSAFAYMLAGKPEVIANAEGNRTTPSVVAINKKGERLVGQVAQRQRVTNPKNTIYGVKRFIGRKFDDKEVQKDRGLMPFKIVKKGAGVAVEMGGKEYTPEEVSAMILGKIKADAEAFLGEKVTEAVITVPAYFDDSQRQATKDAGKIAGLEVKRIINEPTAAALAYGLEKGKNDETIVVFDLGGGTFDVSILELGDGVFEVKATNGDTHLGGEDFDNVIVNYFLDDFKSKEGIDLRKDNAAMQRLKDEAEKAKKELSTVTEYEVNIPFITADADGPKHFELSLTRAKLEDLVKDLLARLDGPVEKALKDAKLSKSDIQNVVMVGGMTRMPAVVERVKKLFGKDPMQGVNPDEVVAVGAAIQGGVLAGDVKDVLLLDVTPLSLGIETMGGVSTKLIERNTTVPTSKSEVFSTAADNQPQVEIHVLQGEREFANDNKSLGRFVLDGIAPAPRGVPQIEVTFNIDANGILNVTAKDKGTGKEQSITIQNSGNMSKEDIEKAQKEAELHADEDKKKRETVDAKNQLENAIYQAKKMPDEFKDKISDDDKKAIDEAVKEAENHKDADDKDELEAAAKALQDAIMPIGAKMYQQAAEDNKAGESKDDKKSDKDEPVEGEVVDEK